The following are from one region of the Chromobacterium phragmitis genome:
- a CDS encoding M24 family metallopeptidase, which yields MAHFEQPRHQEMARRDHLLRSRLLEAGIRQYVASGTESIYYLSGISYEPLERPFFLLLDAATGKRKMLVPQLEHAHLKQAWGVAEGDVHSYREYPAPAGERWEDALIPLLSDRFAFDPATPLHHAEFMQSVGGQADDSLDRIRMVKSSWEIAKLARAGRYAAEGVNQLLRGVYDGVSVAEGYATGQQLLRRIIRDEPDFDPLCTRVLLAPWPAPLSAQPHAIPQLSQRLKAGPHVVISVVRLDGYTAECERTFFTRPPSPSQRERFQLMSEARRVAMAMLRPGVACAEIDEKVNAFLCDQRFGDWHLRLHRCGHGLGLGNHEAPWLAQGSDDVLQAGMVVSIEPGIYLAEEGGYRHSDTLAITADGWTNLTQQAAVDLNALTIAAAKPAQRMKGYFIRKMVSA from the coding sequence ATGGCGCATTTCGAACAGCCACGCCATCAGGAGATGGCTCGGCGAGACCATCTGCTGCGCAGCCGCCTGCTGGAGGCCGGCATCCGCCAGTACGTGGCCAGCGGCACGGAAAGCATTTACTACCTGTCCGGCATCAGCTACGAGCCTCTGGAGCGTCCTTTCTTCTTGCTGCTGGATGCCGCCACCGGTAAACGCAAGATGCTGGTGCCTCAGCTTGAACACGCCCACCTGAAACAGGCCTGGGGCGTGGCGGAGGGAGACGTCCACAGCTACCGGGAGTATCCGGCGCCAGCCGGCGAGCGCTGGGAGGATGCGCTGATCCCGCTTTTGAGCGACCGATTCGCCTTCGATCCAGCCACCCCGTTGCATCACGCCGAATTCATGCAATCGGTGGGAGGGCAGGCCGATGACTCGCTGGACCGGATACGCATGGTCAAATCCTCCTGGGAAATCGCCAAGCTGGCAAGGGCCGGGCGCTATGCGGCCGAAGGCGTGAACCAGTTGCTGCGAGGCGTATACGATGGCGTATCCGTGGCAGAAGGCTACGCCACAGGCCAGCAGCTGCTGCGGCGCATCATCCGCGACGAGCCGGATTTCGACCCGCTCTGCACCCGGGTGCTGCTGGCCCCGTGGCCGGCGCCGCTCAGCGCGCAGCCGCACGCCATTCCACAACTATCCCAGCGTTTGAAGGCGGGGCCGCACGTGGTGATCTCGGTGGTGCGCCTGGACGGGTATACCGCCGAGTGCGAGCGCACTTTCTTCACCCGTCCGCCCAGTCCCAGCCAGCGCGAACGTTTCCAGCTGATGAGCGAAGCGAGGCGAGTGGCCATGGCCATGTTGCGACCTGGCGTGGCCTGCGCGGAGATCGATGAAAAAGTGAACGCCTTCCTATGCGATCAGCGCTTCGGCGATTGGCATCTGCGGCTGCACCGCTGCGGCCATGGCCTGGGGCTGGGCAATCACGAAGCCCCATGGCTGGCCCAGGGCAGCGATGACGTCCTGCAGGCCGGCATGGTGGTATCGATAGAGCCAGGAATCTACCTGGCGGAGGAGGGCGGATACCGTCATTCCGACACGCTGGCCATTACGGCGGACGGCTGGACCAATCTCACGCAGCAGGCGGCGGTGGATCTGAACGCGCTGACCATCGCCGCAGCCAAGCCTGCGCAAAGAATGAAAGGTTATTTCATCCGAAAAATGGTATCCGCCTGA